One genomic region from Marinitoga sp. 38H-ov encodes:
- a CDS encoding ArsB/NhaD family transporter translates to MFLFSYTLLITEKINRTIVAILGATIMMILGIFENHIEAIKDYVDVNTIYLLMGMMIFVSVIRKKGLFEYLGIVTLKVFNKNGYVLFFGLTFIVAVLSSIIDNVTTVLVFIPITLAITDSLDVDPIPFVLGEILASNIGGTATIIGDPPNIMIASAAGLNFTEFFSVNGAISFINLFSMQMITIILFNKKLKFKINKEKVKSFDPKSAIKNKLGFYISWVLLILTLLLFVFQHQLEMESSTIALFIGFLALLILDRNEVEEILKEVEWGTILFFFGLFIMTGGLVQTGILKDFTHILVNIAGNSMRSFAMMLITISGVISGFVDNIPFTATLIPVIKNLQHINPETFSNLKPLWYSLSLGACLGGNLTPIGASANIIALAMLKQFKNKEIKFIEFFKYASIIVLVNIILSTIYVEFLLI, encoded by the coding sequence ATTTTTCTTTTTTCATATACATTATTAATTACAGAAAAGATTAATAGAACCATTGTAGCAATACTTGGTGCAACTATAATGATGATATTAGGAATTTTTGAAAATCATATCGAGGCCATAAAAGACTATGTTGACGTTAATACTATATACTTATTAATGGGAATGATGATTTTTGTATCGGTAATTAGAAAAAAAGGACTTTTTGAATATTTAGGTATAGTTACTTTAAAGGTGTTTAATAAAAATGGTTATGTACTTTTTTTTGGGTTAACTTTTATTGTAGCTGTTTTATCTTCTATTATCGATAATGTAACAACAGTTCTTGTTTTTATACCTATAACTTTGGCAATTACCGATTCTTTAGATGTTGATCCAATTCCATTTGTTCTAGGTGAAATTCTTGCATCAAATATTGGAGGTACAGCTACTATAATTGGAGATCCTCCTAATATTATGATAGCAAGTGCGGCTGGATTAAATTTTACAGAATTTTTTTCAGTAAATGGTGCTATATCTTTTATTAATCTTTTTTCGATGCAAATGATTACTATAATTTTATTTAATAAGAAATTAAAATTTAAAATAAATAAAGAAAAGGTAAAGTCTTTTGATCCGAAATCTGCTATAAAAAATAAATTGGGTTTTTATATTTCATGGGTGTTATTAATATTAACTCTATTATTATTTGTTTTTCAACATCAGCTAGAAATGGAAAGTTCTACAATTGCATTATTTATAGGCTTTTTAGCTTTATTAATTTTAGATAGAAATGAAGTTGAAGAAATATTAAAAGAGGTTGAATGGGGTACTATATTATTCTTTTTTGGATTATTTATTATGACTGGTGGATTAGTTCAAACGGGAATTTTAAAAGATTTTACTCATATTTTAGTTAATATTGCGGGGAACTCAATGAGAAGCTTTGCAATGATGTTAATAACAATTTCTGGAGTAATTTCAGGATTTGTTGATAATATTCCTTTTACAGCAACGTTAATTCCTGTAATTAAAAATTTACAACATATAAATCCTGAGACTTTTTCAAACTTAAAACCTTTGTGGTATTCGTTATCGTTAGGTGCATGTTTAGGAGGTAATTTAACCCCTATAGGTGCTTCGGCAAATATTATAGCATTAGCTATGTTGAAACAATTTAAAAATAAAGAGATAAAATTTATTGAATTTTTTAAATATGCATCTATTATTGTTTTAGTTAATATTATTTTATCTACAATTTATGTGGAATTTTTATTAATTTAG
- the gatC gene encoding Asp-tRNA(Asn)/Glu-tRNA(Gln) amidotransferase subunit GatC, with the protein MINIDDELIEKLEKLAMIKLSEEEKDIIKQDLNEILKYMEIIDEVDTNNVKPIFSPVENILKNIFHLDESKSSEVINNIIKEFPNKKDNLLKVPGIQG; encoded by the coding sequence ATGATAAATATAGATGATGAATTAATAGAGAAACTAGAAAAACTTGCTATGATTAAATTATCAGAAGAGGAAAAAGATATAATAAAACAAGATTTAAACGAAATTCTTAAATATATGGAAATTATAGATGAAGTTGACACAAATAATGTAAAACCTATATTTTCACCGGTAGAAAATATATTAAAAAATATATTTCATTTAGATGAATCTAAATCTTCAGAAGTTATTAATAATATTATTAAAGAATTTCCTAATAAAAAAGATAATTTATTAAAAGTTCCCGGAATACAAGGTTAA
- a CDS encoding phospho-sugar mutase yields MDNLKEIAIKKYNIWLNKADKSLKEELENLNNEEIIDRFFKDLEFGTGGLRGKIGAGTNRINIHSIARATQGFANYLKSLNKYPSVVIAYDTRKYSQEFAKMAASVLAANGINVHIFKEVTATPILSFAVRYLKADAGIVITASHNPPEYNGYKIYTSDGTQAVPHIAEEVIKEINKLDYFDGIKKINFDLGIQEGYINWINDNVFEEYINNLESYLRSIEPNISNNIKIVYSPLHGTGLKPVKELLARLGFEVLIVEEQAVYDSNFSTVKVPNPEEKDAFSLALTKAKNMNADLVMATDPDSDRLGVYVKENNEYIPYTGNQLGVMLSHYIINKMKILGILPNNGLIIKTIVTTDMIKPIAKEFNIDVEETLTGFKFIGEKIEKYKLNGKKTFIFGFEESYGYLANDHARDKDAVIASGLIALMASHLVSEGKTFKSYLNELYKKYGYYMEKNISFTLEGIEGLNKINKIMEKLRSNPPIKVGDLNLINTIDYLSGVNELPKSNVIELNYDNRLKIIGRPSGTEPKIKFYILAKGKDEKAVEKIINKSIETINKIVI; encoded by the coding sequence ATGGATAATCTAAAAGAAATTGCTATAAAAAAATATAATATTTGGTTAAATAAAGCAGATAAATCATTGAAAGAGGAATTGGAAAATTTAAATAACGAAGAAATAATAGATAGATTTTTTAAAGACTTAGAGTTTGGAACAGGTGGTTTAAGGGGAAAGATTGGAGCAGGAACTAATAGAATAAATATACATTCTATTGCAAGAGCAACACAAGGTTTTGCTAATTATTTAAAATCACTTAATAAATATCCTTCTGTAGTAATAGCGTATGATACTAGAAAATATTCTCAAGAATTTGCTAAAATGGCAGCTTCTGTTCTTGCTGCAAATGGAATAAATGTTCATATTTTTAAAGAAGTAACAGCAACTCCGATTTTATCTTTTGCTGTAAGATATTTAAAAGCAGATGCTGGAATTGTAATTACAGCAAGTCATAATCCTCCTGAATATAACGGTTATAAAATATATACATCTGATGGTACTCAGGCAGTACCACATATTGCAGAGGAAGTAATAAAAGAAATAAATAAATTGGATTATTTTGATGGTATAAAAAAAATAAATTTTGATTTAGGTATTCAAGAAGGTTACATAAATTGGATAAATGATAATGTTTTTGAAGAATATATAAATAACTTAGAGAGTTATTTGAGATCAATTGAACCTAATATATCAAATAATATAAAAATAGTATATTCTCCTTTACATGGAACTGGATTAAAGCCTGTAAAAGAATTATTGGCTAGATTAGGGTTTGAGGTTCTTATCGTAGAAGAACAAGCTGTTTATGATTCTAACTTTTCTACAGTTAAAGTACCAAATCCGGAAGAAAAAGATGCTTTTTCTTTGGCATTAACCAAAGCTAAGAATATGAATGCTGATTTAGTTATGGCCACTGATCCAGATTCTGATAGATTGGGAGTATATGTTAAAGAAAATAATGAGTATATCCCATACACGGGTAATCAACTTGGAGTTATGTTAAGTCATTATATTATTAATAAAATGAAAATATTAGGAATATTACCTAACAATGGATTGATAATTAAAACTATTGTTACTACAGATATGATAAAACCTATTGCTAAAGAATTTAATATAGATGTTGAAGAAACTCTTACAGGTTTTAAATTTATAGGAGAAAAAATTGAAAAATATAAATTAAACGGTAAAAAAACATTTATTTTTGGTTTTGAAGAAAGTTATGGTTATTTAGCAAATGACCACGCTAGAGATAAAGACGCTGTAATAGCATCAGGCTTAATAGCGTTAATGGCGTCTCATTTGGTTTCTGAGGGAAAAACATTTAAATCATATTTAAATGAATTATATAAAAAATATGGGTATTATATGGAAAAAAATATATCATTTACTTTAGAAGGAATAGAAGGATTGAATAAAATAAATAAAATTATGGAAAAATTAAGAAGTAATCCACCTATAAAAGTAGGGGATTTGAATTTGATAAATACTATTGATTATTTAAGTGGAGTAAATGAACTACCTAAATCAAATGTTATAGAATTAAATTATGATAACAGGCTTAAAATAATCGGAAGACCTTCGGGAACTGAACCTAAAATAAAATTTTATATACTTGCTAAAGGAAAAGATGAAAAAGCGGTAGAAAAAATTATTAACAAATCTATAGAAACGATTAATAAAATAGTGATTTAA